The genomic interval CCAAAAAGCAAACCTGTCCTCCAACGCACGTTGCCGCGCCGCGAATGGAGCACCACGCCGATAAGGCTGGTGGCGCCCACTACGGCGAGCGACATGCCTATGGCTTGATGGGGCTCGACCCCGATCACATAAACCAGCACTGGCACCGTGATGATCGAGCCGCCGCCACCAATCAACCCCAACGAGAAGCCGATGGCCGCGCTCAGTAGCAACCCAAGAATCAAGTTCCAATCCACCGCTGTTTCGTCAGCTCTCCTCTTCGCTCGTGTCTCGGGCGATGAAGCTCACCCTCGGCATAGGCATAAATGCACTCTCTCTCACAAAGATACGATCCCGATGGGCCGGCACCTGCGAGCCCGCTGAGTGATGTCGATGAAAAAGCATTAAGTGGACGAAGCCGGATTACCGGCGTCGCCATGGTCCCTATCCATATCAAGCGTCTGGGGTAGTCGTGCAGTTTGCCAGCAGCTCGGACAGGCCAACTAGAGAAAAGCCGCGCCTGTATCCTTACCCCGGCAGATTGCATTTATGGAGTTGTGAATCCGACGCAGGGAGGAAGGAGACTATGAGCGGAGCCGTTCGTCCGAGTATGCTCCAGCCAAGCGGAGCGGTCCTTGAGGCCGAGGTGAGTCGCAGCAGGATGCCGGCGGAGAAGTCGCGCCTCGTTCGCCTACCGGGATGGCTGAAATGGGGTGCGTTGATTGGGCTCGTGCAGATATTTGCCATCGCCACGGTCGCACCGCTTGGCGTCTCAACGGCATATCCGCAATTTGTCGGTTTCCTGCTCGATCGCGCCTTTCCCGGTTTCGCCGAACGGCAGCTCTACCTGCGCGAGATCGGCTCGGGAATCACTTGGGAAGTGATGCTGGTGGCGGGATTGTTTGTGGGAGCGCTGCTGTCGTTCATTTTGAGCCGCGCCAGGAGCAGGTTTTCCAGTCAGCCAGCCGTCGCGCCCGTCTGCGTGACGGGCTTCGAGGGCAGCCGAGCACGGCGCTATCTTCGCGCATGGGTAGGCGGGTTCCTCTTCATCTTTGGAGCGAGGCTGGCCGGAGGATGCACGACCGGGCACATGCTGAGCGGGATGACGCAGATGGCCATTAGCGGACTGGTCTTTGGCGCTGTTGCCTTTGGCACTGGGATGCTAGTGGCCAGACTCTTATTCCGTGAACCATCCCGGTAACCAACCAAAAGGAGAAGAGAGAAGGGCGATGACCACGACACTACTTTTAGGATTTCTCGCAGGCATCGGATTCGGATTTGCGTTGCATCGAGCCGGATTCAGCCGGTGCAATCTCGTGCACCGCGGTCTTTGGCTGAGAGATTTCACGATGCTCAAAGTGATGCTGACGGCCATCGTGGTGAGCTTGATCGGGGTCGGCGTGCTCAGTGCGTTGTCGCCGGAGCTGGTTCATTGGAAAGTCAAGCCGTTGTACTTGTGGGGTGTAATCGCTGGCGGGTTCATTTTCGGAGTGGGCATCGCGCTCGGTGGGTATTGTCCAGGGACTGCGGTCGTGGGCTTAGGCTCAGGTATTGGCGAAGCGATCTTGGCCGTAGTGGGAGGACTGATGGGGGCGCTGGCCTTCATCCTTGTTTATCCTTGGCTGAAGCCGATATTCATCGAACCGGCAAACCTGGGGAAGATCACGATCCCCTCTGTGTTGGGGTTGCCCGTTCTGCCAGTCGCTCTCACCTTTGCCCTGATGTTGATGGGAGTCATCTGGTGGCTCACGCGGCTAGAGCGAAGGATGCGGGAGCGCGCTGATGCGCCCGTTCAAAAGTAACTTGAATGTTCAGGCCAAACTGATGGAACGCATACTGAGGGTCAAGGCGATGTTTGATCCTGCAAGATCGCCTGCCGGCAGGCCTCCAAGGCTGCTCTGAGCTTCTCCTTCTCCTCTGGCGGAATCGTCATCTTTTCATCGGCAGCATAGCTTCGACAGAGTTCGATCGTTTTCCGCAACGTGTTGAGGAAGGCCGCGCATGGAGCACAATCGCGCAGGTGGCTCTCGAGATGCTGACACAGGTCGAGCTCCAGCTCACCGTCCAAATATTCGGACAGCCGCTCGAACATCTCACGACAGCTCGGCGCGATCCCCTCGACTCTTCTATCGCCCCTTTGCTCGGGCTGTTGCGCACGAGGCGAGAAGTATCGCTCGAGTTCCTTTCGCATGAAGAGGCGAGCGCGATGCAAGCGAATCTTCACGTTCTGCTCGGAGATGCCCAGCACATCGGCCACTTCTTTCGTCGAGAGGCCCTCCATATCTCGGAGGACCAACACCTGGCGGTAGTTCGTCGGCAGGGCCAGCGTCGCTCGGCGCACGAGCGCCTTGATTTCGTCTCTGAGGAGCCTGTCTTCGGGGATATTCGACCAATCGGGGATTTCAAGAGGCTTCTGCTCGCCTTGACCGCTGGGGAGGAACTCATCGAGCGAGAGTTCCTGTTCGGGTTCAAACTTGCTCTTGCGACGCATCATCAGGCAGGCATTCACGGCCACCTTGTAGAGCCAGACATTCAAGGCTTTGGGATCCTTGAAATCGAGCTTGGGAAGCGACTTGAATGTCGAGAGCAGGGTCTCCTGCAGCGCGTCATAGGCATCATCCACGTCGCCGCAGATTCTGCGGCTGAAGGACAAAACCCGCCCTTTGACCAGGGCGAAGAATTGCTCCAAAGCCTCGGCGTCGCCCGATTTGGCGCGGTGAAAGACTTTCAAGAGGCTCTCACCCATTGCCGGCTCCCCTGTATCCTCTCGCCTCAAACGGCATTTATTATACGTGACGCGATCATGATAACACGCAAGGGAGGAGCAAGCCATGAACGAGATGACCACTTCCAACGTCCGAAGTGTCACTCCGGAGCAGCTCAAGCATGAGCTGGACCGGGGAGGGAAACCATTCGTCCTCGATGTCCGCAACGAGGATGAATTCCAGCAGTGGCGCATCGAGGGCAAGGAGACCGTGGAGACACTTCACATCCCTTACTTCGATTTCATCGAAGATCCCGAGGCGAACATCAGCAAGGTGCCCAAGGACCGTGAGATCACGGTGGTCTGCGCCAAGGGCGGGGCTTCCGAGTATGTCGCTCAATTGCTCAGCGAGCGCGGCTATCGAGCCCGCAACCTGGCGGGAGGGATGATCGCCTGGGGCAACGCCCATCAGTTCATCGAAGTGTCCATGGCCCGGGAAGAACAGCCCGATATCGTGTTCTATCAGATCAATCGGTTTGGCAAAGGGTGCCTCTCGTATCTGATCGGCTCGGCTGGCGAGGCGATTGTCGTTGATCCGTCGCGCCACATTGACGAATACATCAAGCTGGCCAATGAAAAGGGGCTCAAGATCAAGTACGTCTTCGATACCCATCTGCATGCTGATCACATCTCCGGCGGACCCGCTCTGGCGGAGCGCGTAGGAGCTACTTACTACATTCGGATGGCGGATGCTGAGGGAGCGCAGTTCTCCTACGAATCGCTCCGGGATGGTCAGCAATTCGAAGTAGGGAATGTGACTGTGCGCGTCATTGCTCTTGAGACGCCC from Blastocatellia bacterium carries:
- a CDS encoding YeeE/YedE family protein; the protein is MSGAVRPSMLQPSGAVLEAEVSRSRMPAEKSRLVRLPGWLKWGALIGLVQIFAIATVAPLGVSTAYPQFVGFLLDRAFPGFAERQLYLREIGSGITWEVMLVAGLFVGALLSFILSRARSRFSSQPAVAPVCVTGFEGSRARRYLRAWVGGFLFIFGARLAGGCTTGHMLSGMTQMAISGLVFGAVAFGTGMLVARLLFREPSR
- a CDS encoding YeeE/YedE family protein, which codes for MTTTLLLGFLAGIGFGFALHRAGFSRCNLVHRGLWLRDFTMLKVMLTAIVVSLIGVGVLSALSPELVHWKVKPLYLWGVIAGGFIFGVGIALGGYCPGTAVVGLGSGIGEAILAVVGGLMGALAFILVYPWLKPIFIEPANLGKITIPSVLGLPVLPVALTFALMLMGVIWWLTRLERRMRERADAPVQK
- a CDS encoding sigma-70 family RNA polymerase sigma factor — translated: MGESLLKVFHRAKSGDAEALEQFFALVKGRVLSFSRRICGDVDDAYDALQETLLSTFKSLPKLDFKDPKALNVWLYKVAVNACLMMRRKSKFEPEQELSLDEFLPSGQGEQKPLEIPDWSNIPEDRLLRDEIKALVRRATLALPTNYRQVLVLRDMEGLSTKEVADVLGISEQNVKIRLHRARLFMRKELERYFSPRAQQPEQRGDRRVEGIAPSCREMFERLSEYLDGELELDLCQHLESHLRDCAPCAAFLNTLRKTIELCRSYAADEKMTIPPEEKEKLRAALEACRQAILQDQTSP
- a CDS encoding MBL fold metallo-hydrolase — translated: MNEMTTSNVRSVTPEQLKHELDRGGKPFVLDVRNEDEFQQWRIEGKETVETLHIPYFDFIEDPEANISKVPKDREITVVCAKGGASEYVAQLLSERGYRARNLAGGMIAWGNAHQFIEVSMAREEQPDIVFYQINRFGKGCLSYLIGSAGEAIVVDPSRHIDEYIKLANEKGLKIKYVFDTHLHADHISGGPALAERVGATYYIRMADAEGAQFSYESLRDGQQFEVGNVTVRVIALETPGHTPGSTTFLVNDKFLLTGDTIFVKGAGRPDLGGQAEPWARDLYRTLFEKLAPLPDDVWVLPAHFSSTDEQREDGLVAAQLGEIRRNNAVMQIRNEEEFVRSVLASLSEQPAIYGKIRKANLGWIHVDEDEMIEMELGKNQCAASAIPTRR